From Mailhella massiliensis:
TCTGAGATGGTATCGTGACATCAGGATCAAGAGCGACCTGGATTACAAGAGCCCCATGCAGTACCGAAGGGATTTGGGACTAGTCGCATAGGATGGATTTGGTCCAGGATTCCCACCGCAGTCCCTTGCCAACAAAATCAGTTGACAAAACTATAGGAACACCCCTTTGCGGGGGAGAAGGTAAGGCTTGGAGATTTAGGGAAAACGATATGCGGCGGTACACCTTCAAGCAAACATCCTGAATTTTTTGCTGGATCAATACCATGGATAGGAACTACTGCACTAAACGGAGGAAAGCTAGATAAAGCGGATGCGGTGAAACTGATTACTAGGGAGGCGGTAGAAAAGAGCGCAACCAAAATAATACCGCCCAATTCAATCATGGTTGGTATTCGTGTTGGCGTTGGAAAGGTTGCTATTAATTCCGTTCCAATGTGCACAAGTCAAGATATAGTCTCCGTTGTTAGCATTGACGAGGCTGAATGGTGCAAGGAATACATATCAATGGTGCTCCAATACAAGGCGCCTGTTTTAGCTGCTCAGGCACAGGGAGCAACGATTACTGGGATTTCGTCTAAAACTCTCAAGTCAATCACAATCCCCGTTGCTCCCCTCGAGACTCAGAGGAGGATTGTCGAAGAACTAAGGGCTATCGAAGCGCAGAAGGTTGCAGCTAATTCGATTCTCAAGTCTTTCAGCGCCCTGGTCAAATCCCGCTTTGTCGAGATGTTCGGGGATCCAAGCGACAATAGTCGGAATTATCAAGTTGTTTCAATCGGAGAAATCCTCTCTGTTCAGCCATCGAACGGCCTATACAAACCACAGAAGGATTATGTTACCGATGGTTCTGGGGTGCCTATCATTCGTATTGATTCGTTTAACGAGGAAGGCCCTAACTATTCTGCATTGAAACGGTTGAACTGCACACAGAAAGAAACAGAAAAGTATGGCTTGCGTGATGGCGACATTGTGGTTAACCGAGTGAACAGTATCGGCTGTATGGGCAAAACAATGCTCATAGATCACCTTCCAGAAGTTGTGGTGTTCGAGTCCAATATGATGCGCATGCATGTGGAAGAGTCGACAATGTTTCCTAGATTCCTGCGTCATCAGATGACTTCAGATTATGCAAAGCGCTATTTCGAATCTCATGCAAAAAAGGCTATCGGTCAGGCGAGCATTAACCAGGCGGACGTCAAGGGGCTAAAGGTTTTAGTACCCCCATATGTCGATCAAAAATCTTTCCTTGACTTCGCCGCCGAGGTCGACAAATCGCGGGTTGTGGTGCAGAAGCAAATCGAGAAGCTCCAGACGCTTTACGACAGTCTTGCGCAAGAGTATTTCGGCTAGAAGCTTGCTGTGAATAAGCCGTTTCGTATTGATGCCGGCGACATGGAAACGAGCAAGTTCATCAGGTGCGTTTAGTGGCGTAGCTGCTTGTTGCAAAGCCCGGATGCTCGTTGGCTTCATTCGCGCTACGCTTGCCTCCCGGATGAATGGAGGCAGGTATGTTGTCAGTTAGCGATGCGGTTCGTCAGGTCGAGCGGATGATGGTGACGACGTTGGACGGTACGCAGATGCGCCGT
This genomic window contains:
- a CDS encoding restriction endonuclease subunit S, which codes for MCGGTPSSKHPEFFAGSIPWIGTTALNGGKLDKADAVKLITREAVEKSATKIIPPNSIMVGIRVGVGKVAINSVPMCTSQDIVSVVSIDEAEWCKEYISMVLQYKAPVLAAQAQGATITGISSKTLKSITIPVAPLETQRRIVEELRAIEAQKVAANSILKSFSALVKSRFVEMFGDPSDNSRNYQVVSIGEILSVQPSNGLYKPQKDYVTDGSGVPIIRIDSFNEEGPNYSALKRLNCTQKETEKYGLRDGDIVVNRVNSIGCMGKTMLIDHLPEVVVFESNMMRMHVEESTMFPRFLRHQMTSDYAKRYFESHAKKAIGQASINQADVKGLKVLVPPYVDQKSFLDFAAEVDKSRVVVQKQIEKLQTLYDSLAQEYFG